CCGGGAGGCAGCTTGTTTTTCATGTCCACGATTTTACGTCGCAACTCATCGTAGATATCGGGAAAATCATCGGCCCGGTATTTATCCTTGAACTCGATGGAGATGTCGGACATGCCTGGCCTTGAGATCGACATCTTGATCCGCTTGACCTGTTCCAGACGCTGGATGGCATCCTCGATGTGATAGGTCACTTCATCCTCCACCTCCTGGGCGGATGCACCGGGATAGAGGGTGATGACCTTGGCGTTTTTGATGGTGAATGCCGGATCTTCCAGCTTACCCATTTTGTCGAAACTGAGCAGGCCGCCGCCGACCAGAATGATCACCAGCAACCAGGAGATGACCGGTGTGCGGACAGAGTATTCCCCGATATTCATGTGTGCCCCTATGCTTGGTGTTGCCGGCTATTGGTAGTTCAGATCTTCAGGTCGCTGTATCGCCTGTTCTTTGTCCGGCATCAGCCGCACCTTCATACCTTCGACCAGAAACGGGGTTCCGGCGGTGACGATCCTGTCTCCGGGCATCAATCCTTCCAAAACTTCTATATTTTCGCCCGACAGGCGTCCGACCTTCACGGTTCGGGGCAGAACCGTCATACTCTCGGATTCAATCACCCAGGCTTGAGGATCCAGTTTGTAGTCACCAACGATTGCACTGGCGGGTACAGTGAAGACGCTGCTGCCGCCACTGTCGAATTTGCTGAAATCGACAGTCACCTTGGCGGTCATGCCTGGCAGGATATTGGCACTCTCCACTCTTTGCATGGTGTAGGTGATTTGAAAGGTCTGGGTCTTGGCGTCGGCCTGGGTGGTGATTTCACGGAAGGTCAGTGGGAAACTGCTGCCGGGAATGTCGGCAAACGAGACACTGACCGAGACGTCGTCTTTGGCTCTCGCCCGGTCCTCGGAGGTCAATCCCCGCAGCAGACTTTCCGGTACATCGAATTTAACCTCCAGCTCTGAGATATCCTGCAGCACCAGGATCGACTGCTTCGCCTGAATCTCTTCAAAGTTTTCGATATTGAGCCGGGCGATGGTGCCATTGAATGGCGCTGTCAGCTTGGTGTAGTTGAGATCCTGCTGGGCAGCCTCCAGGGAGGCCGTGGAGCTTTTGAAGTCCGCCTCAAGTCGATCGAAATCCATCTTCGAAATATTGCCCTTTTTTATCAGTTCCTTGGCTCTGGTAAAGTTGCGCTTGGCCTTGTCAAAATTGGCTTTGCGATCGTTATAGACGATCTGCAGATCGGTGGGATCGAGGGCAGCGACCTGTTGTCCAGCCTGAACCTGATCCCCCTCTTTGACCGCCACTTGCTTGAGTACACCGGAAACCCGAAAAGCGAGCTCCGCCTTACGGCCGGCATCGATTCGTGCCGGAAAGGTACGGATTGCACCGCTGGCTGTGGTTTCAATCAGAAAACTCTTTACCGGACGGACCGCGTCGGTCTGAATGGTGACAGGGGGTTCACTGCAACCACTGAGAGAGAGACAGACCAGGGCTAACCCGAAGACGGTACGATTGGACTGATACATAGTTAGCTTGCACTCCAGCTGAATAGGCCCAGCAGGCTGGACTTTTTATATTCTTGGTTTAACCTGAATCTGTGGGTCGATGACGGCATATGGCCCGAGTCGTGGCGATCGCTGGGGTACAAAATTGTCTGCTAAATCGATCAAGCGTGGATTTTTGATTCCAATGGGAATCCAATAATTAACACTTAGTCTCGCGTATGACCCCACAGGTTCAGCTTTAGCTTAACTTTAACGCCAATCAATAAAAATAGACAGCTGGTGACAGCACAATGAAGCTTGTAAAAACCCTTAATATCCTCGGTTTATTAGATCGGACAACCATTCCGTATTCACTGTTGAGCACACTGTTTACGATACTGCTTCTGAGCATCATGAGCAGTGGCTGTTCACTGTTGGAGATCTCACAACAGAGCGAGGGTGTGAATAAGGCCGGGACCATCTCCGGTCGTGTCGTGATCGAGAGTGGCAGTGATGCGCCGGTGACGATTCTGCTTTTTACCAAACAGGATTTCGCACCGGAGCTGGAACGTAAGTATATCTTGCAGGGGGACGGGGAGTTTCGTTTCTACGCAGAGGAAGGTAGCTACTATGTCGCTGCTTTTCAGGATACCAACCGGGATAGTCTCTATCAGCAAACCGAACCGGCGACCCTGTATGGTGGTAGTGATCTGTTCAATGCCACGCCGGTGGTGCTGCAGCCAAGTAACCATGTGGAACTGGATACGCTGATACTCAAGGGCCCGATTGCCAAAAAAATAAACCGGGACAATATCTCTTTTGAAATTGAACAGGACCATACCGGTGAAGTTGCCTCACTGGATGATCCCAGATTCTCCCGTGAGATCGGTTCACTGGGATTGTGGAAGCCGATCTCTTTCATCGATCAGGTAGGTATCGGACTCTATATGCTCAGCTCACCGGAGGCGAAGCGGATCCCTGTGATTTTCATACATGGCGCTGGCGGGACACCCCTGGAGTTCGCCGATTTGGCAAAAAGCCTGGACAGCCAACGCTTTCAACCCTGGGTACTCCACTATCCAAGCGGTTTGCGATTGGACATCGTCAGCGACTATCTGGTGAAAAGCATCAATCAGCTGGAGAGTCAGTATCCGTTCGACAATTTCTATTTGATAGCCCACAGCATGGGTGGACTGGTGATGCGCTCAACGGTTAAGAAATATACCGAGAGTGAACATCATCCAGTGATCGGCTTGACCATGACCATCAACAGTCCCATGGATGGGATGGCGAGTGCCAAATTTGGTGCCCGGTCGTCACCGATTGTCATTCCCTCTTGGCGGGATATTGCACAGAACAGTGAGTTCCTCACCCTTATCAGGGGTTGGCCCTGGCCAGAGGAGATACCTTATCACCTGGTGTTCTCCTATCAGGGGGGTGATAGTGATGATGGGGTGGTTGATCTGGAGAGTCAGATTCCTTTGTCGTTGCAGGCTGAAGCAACACGGTTATACGGATTCAATGCCGGACACGCGACGATTCTAACCAATCCGGAGTTTATCCAGAGGTTTCAAAATATCCTCGACAGCAGCTTATAGACCAGCTCAGGCGATGGTAATGCTGTTATCGAGGTAGACATCCTGAATGCTGTTAAGCAGGGACACACCTTCACTCATAGGTCTTTGGAACGCCTTGCGCCCTGAGATCATGCCCATGCCACCGGCCCGCTTGTTGATCACCGCAGTACGTACAGCCTGTGCCAGGTCCCCCTGGCCCGAGGAGGCACCGCCGGAGTTGATCAAGCCGGCGCGTCCCATATAACAGTTGGCCACTTGATATCGCACCAGATCGATGGGGTGCTCCGAGGTGAGGTCACTGTAGACCTTGTCGTGAGTCTTGCCGAATTTAACCGCCAGATACCCCTTATTGCCTTCGGCCTGTTTCTGCTTAACGATATCCGCCCCAATGGTGGCTGCCAGATGGTTGGCCTGACCTGTGAGGTCTGCCGCAGAGTGATGATCCACTCCGTCCACCTTGAAGGCGCTGTTTCTCAAATAGGCCCAGAGTACGGTCACCATGCCCAGTTCATGAGCCTGTTGAAACGCTTCTGAGATCTCCATGATCTGGCGGCGCGACTCCGGGGAGCCGTAGTAGATTGTGGCGCCAACCGCCACCGCCCCCATATCGAATGCCTGTTCCACAGATGCGAACAGGGTCTGGTCATAGATGGCCGGATAGGTGAGCATTTCATTGTGGTTCAGCTTGACCAGAAAGGGAATCTTGTGGGCATAGCGCCGTGACACCGAACTCAGCACCCCCAAGGTTGAGGCGACAGCATTGCAGCCCCCCTCGATGGCCAGTTCGACAATCTTTGAAGGATCGAAATAGATGGGATTCGGTGCGAAGGAGGCACCACCCGAATGCTCAACTCCCTGGTCAACCGGCAGTATCGAGAGGTAGCCACTACCTGCCATTCGACCGGTATTGAAGAGGCTCTGCAAGCTACGCAGTACTCCGGGTTTGAGCTCCTTGTCGGCGACAACCCTGTCCACATAATCCGCACCGGGAAGATGCAGCATGGATTGGTGTATGGTCTCGCATTGGTGGCTCAACAGCTGTTCCGCCTCAGAGCCGAGTAGGGTGGTGATGTCGGTCATGGTTTGTTCCAGGTGGTGATTCTGCACCATGAGTATAGATAGTTTGTGACGATATGTAAGTGGCCGGGTGGATCGTTTTTTCCATGCTGTGCAGCGGGCTTTTTGAAAGGGACCGGAAAGAACGGATAGAAGATTCGTTTTATTGGATGGCATGAATGGATAGTTATCTGTCATCTTCTGCCAGTGTGTGTCGTCTTCCGAATATCTAGACTGTTTACATCAACCTGAATAACAGAGGAGACGACTCATGACACAGACGAATACAGCTTTGATCACAGGGGCATCCAGCGGTATCGGTAAAGCGCTTGCCCGGATTCATGCAGACAAAGGCGGTAACCTGGTGCTGGTGGCCAG
This portion of the Candidatus Thiodiazotropha endoloripes genome encodes:
- a CDS encoding efflux RND transporter periplasmic adaptor subunit, translated to MYQSNRTVFGLALVCLSLSGCSEPPVTIQTDAVRPVKSFLIETTASGAIRTFPARIDAGRKAELAFRVSGVLKQVAVKEGDQVQAGQQVAALDPTDLQIVYNDRKANFDKAKRNFTRAKELIKKGNISKMDFDRLEADFKSSTASLEAAQQDLNYTKLTAPFNGTIARLNIENFEEIQAKQSILVLQDISELEVKFDVPESLLRGLTSEDRARAKDDVSVSVSFADIPGSSFPLTFREITTQADAKTQTFQITYTMQRVESANILPGMTAKVTVDFSKFDSGGSSVFTVPASAIVGDYKLDPQAWVIESESMTVLPRTVKVGRLSGENIEVLEGLMPGDRIVTAGTPFLVEGMKVRLMPDKEQAIQRPEDLNYQ
- a CDS encoding esterase/lipase family protein; the encoded protein is MKLVKTLNILGLLDRTTIPYSLLSTLFTILLLSIMSSGCSLLEISQQSEGVNKAGTISGRVVIESGSDAPVTILLFTKQDFAPELERKYILQGDGEFRFYAEEGSYYVAAFQDTNRDSLYQQTEPATLYGGSDLFNATPVVLQPSNHVELDTLILKGPIAKKINRDNISFEIEQDHTGEVASLDDPRFSREIGSLGLWKPISFIDQVGIGLYMLSSPEAKRIPVIFIHGAGGTPLEFADLAKSLDSQRFQPWVLHYPSGLRLDIVSDYLVKSINQLESQYPFDNFYLIAHSMGGLVMRSTVKKYTESEHHPVIGLTMTINSPMDGMASAKFGARSSPIVIPSWRDIAQNSEFLTLIRGWPWPEEIPYHLVFSYQGGDSDDGVVDLESQIPLSLQAEATRLYGFNAGHATILTNPEFIQRFQNILDSSL
- a CDS encoding class I fructose-bisphosphate aldolase — protein: MTDITTLLGSEAEQLLSHQCETIHQSMLHLPGADYVDRVVADKELKPGVLRSLQSLFNTGRMAGSGYLSILPVDQGVEHSGGASFAPNPIYFDPSKIVELAIEGGCNAVASTLGVLSSVSRRYAHKIPFLVKLNHNEMLTYPAIYDQTLFASVEQAFDMGAVAVGATIYYGSPESRRQIMEISEAFQQAHELGMVTVLWAYLRNSAFKVDGVDHHSAADLTGQANHLAATIGADIVKQKQAEGNKGYLAVKFGKTHDKVYSDLTSEHPIDLVRYQVANCYMGRAGLINSGGASSGQGDLAQAVRTAVINKRAGGMGMISGRKAFQRPMSEGVSLLNSIQDVYLDNSITIA